One segment of Acidianus sp. HS-5 DNA contains the following:
- a CDS encoding HIT family protein — protein sequence MTDINLSKKAIVSNMCLFCKIAKKEESAYIVYEDEYTIAFLDKFPLAPGHTLVVTKEHFDDFLNTKKEYLEKLAFSSNILGRAVKESVKSSGIRLLTNVGKSAGQVIFHVHIHVIPTWDSSYPEEFSYFEPRKEQRKEYYEFLQRVISQNIKNILSL from the coding sequence ATGACCGATATAAACTTAAGCAAGAAAGCAATTGTAAGTAATATGTGCTTATTTTGTAAAATTGCAAAGAAGGAGGAATCTGCTTACATTGTGTATGAAGACGAATATACTATAGCTTTTTTAGATAAATTTCCCTTAGCTCCAGGGCATACGTTGGTAGTTACAAAAGAGCATTTTGATGATTTTCTAAATACTAAAAAAGAGTATTTGGAAAAATTAGCATTCTCCTCTAATATACTTGGAAGAGCAGTAAAAGAATCCGTAAAATCTTCTGGAATAAGACTTTTAACTAACGTAGGAAAGAGTGCAGGTCAAGTGATATTTCATGTCCATATTCACGTTATACCTACATGGGACAGTTCTTATCCTGAGGAGTTTTCGTATTTTGAGCCTAGAAAAGAACAACGTAAAGAATATTACGAATTCTTACAAAGAGTTATTAGCCAGAATATTAAGAATATTTTAAGCTTATAG
- a CDS encoding NUDIX hydrolase has protein sequence MKLFSGKKFEVYLDKFDLPNGKIRETEYIKHRGSAVIIPLIDENTIILEKQFRPVIGKWIYELPAGTMEEGESPEITAKRELIEETGYEAESLIHVIDFYPSPGVSTELMHLFLAKGLKFVGSKPEEYEVIEIEKKSINEILNMIKNHEIEDAKTIIGALYYQFILRNQVI, from the coding sequence ATGAAATTATTCAGCGGTAAAAAATTTGAAGTATATTTAGATAAATTTGATTTACCTAATGGTAAGATAAGAGAAACGGAATATATTAAACATAGAGGATCTGCAGTAATAATACCACTTATTGATGAAAATACTATAATCTTAGAAAAACAATTTAGACCGGTCATAGGCAAGTGGATATATGAACTGCCAGCAGGCACCATGGAAGAGGGAGAGAGCCCAGAAATCACTGCCAAGAGAGAATTAATTGAAGAAACTGGATATGAAGCAGAAAGCTTAATTCATGTTATAGATTTTTACCCCTCTCCTGGAGTCAGCACTGAGTTAATGCATCTATTTTTAGCTAAAGGATTGAAATTTGTAGGAAGTAAACCAGAAGAGTATGAAGTCATAGAAATAGAGAAAAAGAGTATCAACGAGATTCTAAATATGATAAAAAATCACGAGATAGAGGACGCTAAAACTATAATAGGAGCGCTCTATTATCAATTTATACTAAGAAATCAAGTGATTTAG
- a CDS encoding chlorite dismutase family protein — translation MANEVYMMVYSIKFDKDWWKLDHGVRRSILNKAEEITDKFNKELISVKKFSSLSQNSDIIYWLSSFNTSPFSDFRSYILSAFEGYALESNLFLSVFRPSPYMKSNFDPKTVLGSAQLKYFVAYPMKKSPEWYLLPFEEREKIMKEHIDMAINNPKNNGIKSYTTYSFGIGDYEFVVIYEIPELSNWVDVVEKLREAKARKWIIKEEPLLVGETKSLDFLV, via the coding sequence ATGGCTAACGAAGTTTATATGATGGTATATTCAATCAAATTTGATAAAGATTGGTGGAAGCTTGATCATGGGGTTAGAAGATCGATATTGAATAAAGCTGAAGAAATTACAGACAAATTTAATAAAGAATTAATTTCAGTTAAGAAGTTCTCTTCATTATCTCAAAATTCCGATATAATTTATTGGTTATCATCTTTTAATACTTCTCCATTTTCAGACTTTAGATCTTATATTTTATCAGCATTTGAGGGCTACGCCTTAGAATCCAATTTGTTCCTTTCAGTTTTTAGGCCTTCACCTTATATGAAGTCTAATTTTGATCCTAAAACAGTTTTAGGTAGCGCACAGTTAAAGTACTTTGTTGCATATCCTATGAAAAAATCTCCAGAATGGTACTTATTGCCTTTTGAAGAGAGGGAGAAAATAATGAAGGAGCATATAGATATGGCAATTAATAATCCAAAGAATAATGGAATTAAGTCGTATACTACATACTCATTTGGAATAGGTGATTACGAGTTTGTAGTAATTTATGAGATACCCGAGTTATCTAATTGGGTGGACGTTGTAGAAAAGTTAAGGGAAGCTAAGGCTAGAAAATGGATAATAAAAGAAGAGCCTTTGTTAGTTGGAGAGACTAAATCACTTGATTTCTTAGTATAA
- a CDS encoding NAD+ synthase, whose translation MKLQSTLQELKGINYTVITEYITKRISEYINESGKKGGIIGLSGGIDSAVTTVLLSKATQNFFILLMPSSSTPQKDMEDAKRVIKLINAEDKFKLINIDTILDSFRKELETDNKLVLGNIKARIRMVLLYAYAQMMNYLVVGTGDKSELLLGYFTKYGDGGVDILPIGDLYKTQIRELGRYLGLPEDIVTKPSSPALWEGQTAEGELGIPYDVVDAVLYLRVEKMMDVESIAKELQISAEMIHRIDRMVKISQHKRLPPEIFRLSGRAINSDWRYPREWI comes from the coding sequence ATGAAACTTCAATCAACACTACAAGAACTTAAGGGAATTAACTATACAGTAATTACAGAGTATATAACTAAAAGAATTTCAGAATATATAAATGAAAGCGGAAAGAAAGGTGGAATTATAGGCCTCAGTGGTGGAATAGATTCTGCAGTAACCACAGTACTTTTGAGTAAGGCAACCCAAAATTTCTTTATACTTCTTATGCCCTCCTCCTCTACACCACAAAAAGATATGGAAGATGCTAAAAGGGTAATAAAACTAATTAACGCAGAGGATAAATTTAAGCTAATAAATATTGATACCATTTTAGACTCCTTTAGAAAAGAACTAGAAACAGATAATAAATTAGTTTTAGGAAATATTAAAGCCAGAATTAGAATGGTACTTCTTTATGCATATGCACAAATGATGAATTATTTGGTAGTTGGTACTGGAGATAAAAGTGAATTATTATTAGGATATTTTACCAAATATGGAGATGGGGGAGTAGATATTTTACCAATAGGCGATTTATATAAAACGCAGATAAGAGAGTTAGGTAGATATTTAGGTTTACCAGAAGATATAGTAACTAAGCCAAGCTCCCCAGCACTTTGGGAAGGACAAACCGCTGAAGGGGAGCTAGGAATTCCTTATGATGTAGTAGATGCAGTATTATACCTAAGAGTGGAAAAAATGATGGACGTTGAATCAATAGCTAAGGAGTTACAAATTAGTGCTGAAATGATACATAGAATTGATAGAATGGTGAAAATATCACAGCATAAAAGACTACCGCCAGAAATATTTAGATTAAGCGGAAGAGCTATTAATTCAGACTGGAGGTATCCTAGAGAATGGATATAG